In the genome of Kitasatospora cathayae, one region contains:
- a CDS encoding type III pantothenate kinase, with product MLLTIDVGNTQTTLGLFDGEEVVEHWRISTDPRRTADELAVLLQGLMGNHTAVREAAVEGLAICSSVPAVLHELREVTRRYYGDVPAVIVEPGVKTGVHVLMDNPKEVGADRIVNALAANHLYGGPCIVVDFGTATTFDAVNARGDYVGGAIAPGIEISVEALGVRGAQLRKIELARPRNVIGKNTVEGMQSGILYGFAGQVDGLVERMARELAKDPDDVQVIATGGLAPLVLGEAGTIDVHEPWLTLIGLRLVYERNRPS from the coding sequence GTGCTCCTCACCATCGACGTCGGCAACACCCAGACCACGCTCGGCCTGTTCGACGGCGAGGAAGTGGTGGAACACTGGCGGATCTCCACCGATCCGCGTCGCACGGCCGATGAACTGGCGGTGCTGCTGCAGGGGTTGATGGGCAACCACACCGCGGTCCGGGAGGCCGCGGTGGAGGGGCTGGCGATCTGCTCGTCCGTTCCCGCCGTGCTCCACGAGCTCCGCGAGGTGACCCGCCGCTACTACGGCGACGTCCCCGCGGTGATCGTGGAGCCCGGCGTGAAGACCGGGGTGCACGTCCTGATGGACAACCCCAAGGAGGTCGGCGCGGACCGGATCGTCAACGCGCTGGCCGCCAACCACCTGTACGGCGGCCCGTGCATCGTGGTCGACTTCGGCACCGCGACCACCTTCGACGCCGTCAACGCCCGCGGCGACTACGTCGGCGGGGCGATCGCTCCCGGCATCGAGATCTCGGTGGAGGCGCTCGGCGTCCGCGGCGCCCAGCTGCGCAAGATCGAGCTGGCCCGTCCGCGCAACGTGATCGGCAAGAACACCGTCGAGGGCATGCAGTCCGGCATCCTCTACGGCTTCGCCGGGCAGGTCGACGGCCTGGTCGAGCGGATGGCCCGGGAGCTGGCCAAGGACCCGGACGACGTCCAGGTGATCGCCACCGGCGGCCTCGCCCCCCTGGTCCTCGGCGAGGCCGGCACCATCGACGTCCACGAGCCCTGGCTGACCCTGATCGGCCTGCGCCTGGTGTACGAGCGCAACCGGCCGAGCTGA
- the nadC gene encoding carboxylating nicotinate-nucleotide diphosphorylase codes for MTHSHEELPLADQGGCGDGCACGDGEGYETGLDPQLAELLEQAGLDPIEVEDIATLALAEDLAGGEDVTSVATVPADAVATADFTARQAGVVAGLRIAEAVVSLVCEEEFEVERHVEDGDLVEAGQVLLSVRSRTRDLLTAERSALNLLCHLSGIATATRAWADALEGTGAVVRDTRKTTPGLRALEKFAVRCGGGVNHRMALSDAALVKDNHVVAAGGVAEAFRAVRAAYPELPVEVEVDALEQIPPVLDAGADLILLDNFTVEQLKEAVALVAGRAKLEASGGLTLASAREVAQTGVDYLAVGALTHSSPILDIGLDLRA; via the coding sequence ATGACCCACTCCCACGAGGAACTCCCCCTGGCCGACCAGGGCGGCTGCGGCGACGGCTGCGCCTGCGGGGACGGCGAGGGCTACGAGACCGGTCTGGACCCGCAGCTGGCCGAGCTGCTGGAGCAGGCCGGGCTGGACCCGATCGAGGTCGAGGACATCGCCACCCTGGCGCTGGCCGAGGACCTGGCCGGCGGCGAGGACGTCACCTCGGTGGCCACCGTGCCCGCCGACGCCGTCGCGACCGCCGACTTCACCGCCCGTCAGGCCGGTGTGGTCGCCGGTCTGCGGATCGCCGAGGCCGTCGTCTCGCTGGTGTGCGAGGAGGAGTTCGAGGTCGAGCGGCACGTCGAGGACGGCGACCTGGTCGAGGCCGGCCAGGTGCTGCTCTCGGTCCGCTCCCGTACCCGCGACCTGCTGACCGCCGAGCGCAGCGCGCTCAACCTGCTCTGCCACCTGTCCGGCATCGCCACCGCGACCCGGGCCTGGGCGGACGCCCTGGAGGGCACCGGCGCGGTCGTCCGGGACACCCGCAAGACCACCCCGGGCCTGCGCGCGCTGGAGAAGTTCGCGGTGCGCTGCGGCGGCGGCGTCAACCACCGGATGGCGCTGTCCGACGCGGCCCTGGTGAAGGACAACCACGTGGTCGCGGCCGGCGGCGTGGCCGAGGCCTTCCGGGCCGTCCGGGCCGCGTACCCGGAGCTGCCGGTCGAGGTCGAGGTGGACGCCCTGGAGCAGATCCCGCCGGTGCTGGACGCCGGGGCGGACCTGATCCTGCTGGACAACTTCACGGTCGAGCAGCTGAAGGAGGCCGTCGCGCTGGTGGCCGGCCGGGCGAAGCTGGAGGCCTCCGGCGGACTGACCCTGGCCAGCGCGCGCGAGGTCGCCCAGACTGGTGTCGACTACCTGGCCGTGGGCGCGCTGACCCACTCCTCGCCGATCCTGGACATCGGCCTGGACCTGCGCGCCTGA